The sequence atgttttttttttttttttttttttttttgtaatttttgtaaaaatgaatcaCAGGAGCAACCTGTGTATCTTGGAACTTGATGCCGTCTATCATGGCACAATTTGGCCCGAATACCATAGCCAATTAAACAAGCTGGCGAGGCTCAACCTACAGGGTTTTAATGTGAATAGTCAACAATGAGGCCTGCAGTGACTGATGAAGTGACAAAGTGGCCCCTGTTTTCTTCCAGACTGACGCGCAACAAGAGGCCCGCTCCTACCTGAGCGAGGATATGCTGGCTGGTgagtacagactacagtaaCGCGTTACTATGTCGTTACTGTATCCAGGAACTAGTAATGTACAGTAGCTGGTTATAGTTACTAATCAGATCTTAGGGGATTTTGTTATTTGCAACCATCCCTCatctaaatataaatataaaatgagcATCCAATTCCACCTATATTTTCCTGTCAGAATGAACTGATTCGAAAAAACGTCCATCCTCTGGATGGAATCAGTCCCACTAATAGGCTTTTAAGGAGCAGAGGGATGATAAGCATACTACCGCAATGTGTTTCTTAAAATGATCCACACGAAGGCTTTCCCCCGTTTTATAACCTTTATATGACAGAATTTTTGGATGTAGCATAAAAGTCCTACTACAATGAATTACTATTCCTACAAAGACATACAAAGGCCAGCTTTCGAGTGACAGATCATGTTCTCTCTCTAGAGTTCAAGGCCGCCTTCGACATGTTCGACACCGACGGTGGCGGTGATATCAGCACCAAGGAGTTGGGTACCGTGATGAGGATGCTGGGTCAAAACCCGACAAGAGAGGAGTTGGATGAGATCATCGAGGAGGTCGATGAGGACGGTGAGCAATAGATAATACAATGTATTTCTGACATAAGCACAGCGTATTTTATAAGTATCAtacatcataatcatcatcatcatcatcatatggCATAAAGATCCTCTGTGAGGGACTATCAGGCATTGGTTAGGGGAGGTTTAGGCGCATAGATGCGCACAGAGATCATTGATCTTAAATGCCCCACCAGCATGAACCTGTTTCCCAAACAAGACATTATTGTCTTTATGGACAATTTTGCTTTAAATGTCAGAGGtcattacattttatagaccattTCTAAACTGGGCCCAATTAACTCCAGTGTTTCATCTCAGTGCGGTTCATGCATAAAACTGTGCGCAAGCACGAGCCTCAATGTCATGTCCCACAAGGAGCGCAGGACTTTGGGCCTTTGGGAGGGCTGGTCATTGTTAATCAATAACATGGCTTCTTTTCACCCTCAGGTAGCGGTACCATCGACTTCGAGGAGTTCTTGGTCATGATGGTGAGGCTGCTAAAGGAGGACCAGGCCGGCAAGAGCGAGGAAGAGTTGGCAGAGTGCTTCCGTGTGTTCGACAAGTATGTTCACACTGTTACTGCACACAGCGTGGGTCACTTACTGTGCCAAACTGATTTCTACTGTTAGTTTTTCCATCTATACGCATGCGTTTATTATGAAATACCATATACTTCTCTATTTTGCGCAGGAACGGCGACGGCTACATCGACAGAGAGGAGTTCGCCCTCATCATCCGCAGCACCGGGGAGGCCATCTCAGAGGAAGAGATTGATGAGCTGTTGAAGGATGGAGACAAAAACGCCGACGGCATGCTGGACTTTGACGGTAcgtgatgataatgatgatgaacatcaggataacataaaaatataaattaatataaaaacattgtttttccaGTCAATAAATAACCCAATAAGGAACTTGGGGCCTAGAGAATTTGCagtaacaatgaaaaaaaaaacttaaataataacacatttcaaatcTTATAACAGCCATAGAATATTCCTGCATATCTCTAGTGTCTATATCATAAGTTGACTACTAgtaggttttgtttttatttattttataagcgatttaattgattttagcTTCATCTTACTATCAAATGACACCTGATTTCTTTTTCAGGTGTCATTTGCATGCTTCAGTTGAACTACTGTCAAAAACGCAGCTTCTAGGGTACAGATCAttttagctgctgctgcagatggtCACTGACATGTTGCATCTCAATGACGCAGCCCCatcttccttttctcttccaGAATTCCTCAAGATGATGGAGAATGTGCAGTAAAACCAGAAAGACTCATGGACATTCCTCCTCTCCCCTGTGAACCCCCATTCTGAATAC is a genomic window of Thunnus maccoyii chromosome 4, fThuMac1.1, whole genome shotgun sequence containing:
- the LOC121895055 gene encoding troponin C, skeletal muscle-like, whose translation is MTDAQQEARSYLSEDMLAEFKAAFDMFDTDGGGDISTKELGTVMRMLGQNPTREELDEIIEEVDEDGSGTIDFEEFLVMMVRLLKEDQAGKSEEELAECFRVFDKNGDGYIDREEFALIIRSTGEAISEEEIDELLKDGDKNADGMLDFDEFLKMMENVQ